One Numenius arquata unplaced genomic scaffold, bNumArq3.hap1.1 HAP1_SCAFFOLD_86, whole genome shotgun sequence DNA segment encodes these proteins:
- the LOC141477842 gene encoding olfactory receptor 14C36-like: MSCHAGLQAEGKQMSNRSSISEFLLLAFAETRELQLLHFWLFLGIYLAALLGNGLIITAIACDHRLHTPMYFFLLNLSVLDLGSISTTFPKAMASSLWDTGDISYWGCAAQLFLFFLFVSSEYYILTIMAYDCYVAICKPMHYGTLLGSRACVHMAAAAWGSGFLYALLHTANTFSIPLCQGNVLGQFFCEIPQILKLSCSHSYLREVGLIVVSACLGSGCFLFIVVSYVQIFRAVLRIPSEQGRHKAFSTCLPHLAMVSLFISTGFFTYLNPPSISSLSLDLVVSVLCSVVPPAVNPLIYSMRNQELKEALKKLIQWAPLQQQ; encoded by the exons ATGTCCTgtcatgcag GTCTCCAAGCTGAGGGGAAGCAAATGTCCAATAGAAGCTCCATCAgtgagttcctcctcctggcatttgcagaaacacgggagctgcagctcttgcacttctggctcttcctgggcatctacctggctgccctcctgggaaacggcctcatcatcactgccatcgcctgtgaccaccgcctccacacccccatgtacttcttcctcctcaacctctctgttcttgacctgggctccatctccaccactttccccaaagccatggccagttccctctgggacactggggacatctcctactggggatgtgctgcccagctctttttgtttttcctttttgtgtcatCTGAGTATTACattctcaccatcatggcctatgactgctacgtggccatctgcaaacccatgcactacgggaccctcctgggcagcagagcttgtgtccacatggcagcagctgcctggggcagtgggtttctctacgctctcctgcacacggccaatacattttcaatacccctctgccagggcaatgtcctgggccagttcttctgtgaaatcccccagatcctcaagctctcctgctcacactcctacctcagggaagttgggcttattgtggtcagtgcctgtctAGGCTCTGGTTGTTTTCTGTTCatcgtggtgtcctatgtgcagatcttcagggccgtgctgaggatcccctctgagcagggacggcacaaagccttttccacgtgcctcccccATCTGGCCATGGTCTCCCTGTTcatcagcactggcttctttacCTACCTGaatcccccctccatctcctccctgtccctggaTCTGGTTGTGTCAGTTCTCTgttcggtggtgcctccagctgtgaaccccctcatctacagcatgaggaaccaggagctcaaagaagcattgaagaaactcattcaatgggctcccctccagcagcagtag